A region of Streptomyces sp. TG1A-60 DNA encodes the following proteins:
- a CDS encoding 4-hydroxybenzoate 3-monooxygenase: protein MHTTVGIIGGGPAGLLLARLLHNAGIDSVVLERRDRVYVEQRQRAGILEQATVDVLRAAGAGARLDAEGMPHDGIELRFDGRSHRVDFPELTGGRRVWVYAQTEVVKDLIALQLADGGPLLFEAEVHAVEGAATDRPVIRYTHQGREQTLTCDYVVGCDGFHGVARTAVPDDVRTTYERTYPYSWLGILADAQPVYDELLYAHSERGFALASMRSPSVSRLYLQVPNGTDPADWPDERIWDELDARLALTANPGWRLKRGPVTSKAVLPMRSHVTEPMRHGRLFLAGDAAHIVPPTGAKGLNLAATDVIVLARAFARLTETGSTDLLDAYSDTCLRRVWRAEHFSWFMTTTLHADPAQSPFETRLQLSQLDRVATSRHAAAELAENYTGLSLESGS, encoded by the coding sequence ATGCACACCACCGTCGGCATCATCGGCGGCGGCCCGGCCGGGCTTCTGCTGGCCCGTCTGCTGCACAACGCGGGAATCGACAGTGTGGTTCTGGAACGCAGGGACCGCGTCTACGTGGAGCAGCGGCAGCGCGCCGGAATCCTGGAGCAGGCGACCGTCGACGTGCTGCGTGCCGCCGGCGCGGGGGCCCGGCTGGACGCCGAGGGGATGCCCCACGACGGCATCGAACTGCGCTTCGACGGCCGTTCCCACCGCGTCGACTTCCCCGAGCTGACCGGCGGGCGTCGGGTGTGGGTCTACGCGCAGACCGAGGTCGTCAAGGACCTCATCGCCCTCCAGCTCGCCGACGGCGGACCGCTGCTGTTCGAGGCCGAGGTGCACGCGGTGGAGGGGGCCGCCACCGACCGCCCGGTGATCCGCTACACCCATCAGGGCCGCGAGCAGACCCTGACCTGCGACTACGTGGTCGGCTGCGACGGCTTCCACGGCGTGGCCCGTACGGCCGTCCCCGACGACGTACGCACGACGTACGAGCGGACGTACCCCTACTCCTGGCTGGGCATCCTCGCCGATGCCCAGCCCGTCTACGACGAGCTGCTCTACGCCCACTCCGAGCGCGGGTTCGCGCTGGCCAGCATGCGGTCGCCGTCCGTGAGCCGCCTCTACCTCCAGGTCCCGAACGGCACCGATCCCGCCGACTGGCCGGACGAGCGGATCTGGGACGAGCTGGACGCCCGCCTCGCTCTCACCGCGAACCCGGGCTGGCGGCTCAAGCGCGGGCCCGTCACCTCCAAGGCCGTGCTGCCCATGCGCAGCCATGTCACCGAGCCGATGCGTCACGGTCGGCTCTTCCTGGCCGGTGACGCCGCCCACATCGTGCCGCCGACCGGCGCGAAGGGGCTCAACCTGGCCGCCACCGACGTCATCGTGCTGGCCCGTGCCTTCGCCCGGCTGACGGAGACGGGCTCCACCGACCTGCTCGACGCCTACTCCGACACCTGCCTGCGCCGGGTGTGGCGGGCCGAGCACTTCTCCTGGTTCATGACCACGACCCTCCATGCCGACCCGGCCCAGTCCCCGTTCGAGACCAGGCTCCAGCTCTCCCAGCTCGACCGCGTCGCCACCTCACGGCACGCGGCGGCCGAGCTGGCGGAGAACTACACGGGGTTGTCGCTGGAGAGCGGTTCCTGA
- a CDS encoding DUF6479 family protein: MDMEWTDIAIEEGVLGGIAPFLAGLVVVAMLIGAFWLGARVRAREPRPPRPEEQPRMPEGGPVREERVNREPDEIPQSENRLTPYEVHGNMGTRPSESKKRRRWSKGGGSFGGGGLGAH, encoded by the coding sequence ATGGACATGGAATGGACGGATATAGCCATAGAAGAAGGTGTACTGGGCGGTATCGCACCGTTCCTGGCAGGTCTCGTCGTGGTGGCCATGCTGATCGGCGCCTTCTGGCTCGGCGCCCGGGTACGCGCCCGTGAGCCACGTCCGCCTCGCCCCGAGGAGCAGCCCAGGATGCCGGAGGGCGGCCCTGTCCGTGAGGAGCGGGTGAACCGCGAGCCGGACGAGATCCCGCAGAGCGAGAACCGACTGACCCCGTACGAGGTGCACGGCAACATGGGCACCCGCCCCAGCGAGTCGAAGAAGCGGCGGCGCTGGAGCAAGGGAGGCGGTTCCTTCGGCGGCGGCGGCCTCGGCGCCCACTGA
- a CDS encoding ferredoxin, which translates to MTTSQQELIRFLEDRFACAQACTECARACALRASLADPDGPEGQEQMRRKGIMCAEVCDATCRVLSEQTRLDEAGIRVQVEWCRTVCLETAHVFDEHPDAEDGAKACRECAQACTDFLATLR; encoded by the coding sequence ATGACGACATCCCAACAGGAGCTCATCCGGTTCCTTGAGGACCGTTTCGCATGTGCTCAGGCGTGCACCGAGTGTGCGCGTGCCTGTGCGCTGCGGGCGAGCCTCGCCGATCCGGACGGGCCCGAAGGCCAGGAACAGATGCGACGCAAGGGCATCATGTGCGCGGAGGTGTGCGATGCCACCTGCCGGGTTCTGTCCGAGCAGACCCGCCTCGACGAGGCCGGCATCCGCGTCCAGGTGGAGTGGTGCCGCACAGTCTGCCTGGAGACCGCCCACGTCTTCGACGAGCATCCGGATGCCGAGGACGGCGCCAAGGCCTGCCGAGAGTGCGCCCAGGCCTGCACGGACTTCCTCGCCACCCTCCGCTGA
- a CDS encoding acyl-CoA dehydrogenase family protein: MHLEYTPEQQRLRTELRAYFAELVPAGAYTRHADPAAQKRFYRETIRRLGADGRLGVGWPEEYGGRGLTAVEQFIFFDEAAQAGVPLPLMALNTVGPTIMQFGTEEQKSYFLPRILSGEIDFAIGYSEPDAGTDLASLKTRAVREGDEYVVNGQKIWTTNGDTADWVWLAVRTDPDAPPHKGITMLLVPTTEPGYSCTLINTLASHDTTASYYENIRVPVSRRVGEENKGWRLITNQLNHERVTLAAHGTMAIRSLHNVQRWAMETKLADGRRVVDLPWVRRRLAQTHTRLDALKLLNWRMVSAVQEGTLTPQDASAVKVYGSEARRDAYAWLMEIVATAGALKEGSAGAVLHGELERGYRSAVIFTFGGGNNEIQREIISWIGLGMPRVRR, translated from the coding sequence GTGCACCTCGAATACACGCCCGAGCAGCAACGGTTGCGCACCGAACTGCGTGCCTACTTCGCCGAGCTGGTCCCGGCGGGCGCCTACACCCGCCACGCCGACCCGGCGGCGCAGAAGCGCTTCTACCGTGAGACCATCCGTCGCCTCGGCGCGGACGGCAGGCTCGGCGTGGGCTGGCCGGAGGAGTACGGCGGACGTGGCCTGACCGCCGTCGAGCAGTTCATCTTCTTCGACGAGGCGGCTCAGGCCGGTGTCCCACTGCCCCTGATGGCGCTCAACACCGTCGGCCCCACGATCATGCAGTTCGGCACCGAGGAGCAGAAGTCGTACTTCCTGCCCCGCATCCTCTCCGGGGAGATCGACTTCGCGATCGGCTACAGCGAGCCGGACGCCGGCACGGACCTGGCCTCGCTGAAGACGCGTGCGGTGCGGGAGGGCGACGAGTACGTCGTCAACGGTCAGAAGATCTGGACGACCAACGGCGACACGGCGGACTGGGTGTGGCTCGCCGTCCGCACCGACCCCGACGCCCCGCCCCACAAGGGCATCACCATGCTCCTCGTCCCGACCACGGAGCCCGGCTACTCCTGCACCCTCATCAACACCCTTGCCTCGCACGACACCACCGCCAGCTACTACGAGAACATCCGCGTCCCCGTCTCCCGCCGTGTCGGCGAGGAGAACAAGGGCTGGCGCCTGATAACCAACCAGCTCAACCACGAACGCGTCACCCTCGCCGCACACGGCACCATGGCCATCCGTTCCCTGCACAACGTGCAGCGCTGGGCCATGGAGACCAAGCTCGCCGACGGCCGCCGCGTCGTCGACCTGCCCTGGGTGCGCCGCCGCCTCGCCCAGACCCACACCAGGCTCGACGCGCTCAAGCTGCTCAACTGGCGCATGGTCAGCGCCGTCCAGGAGGGCACCCTCACCCCGCAGGACGCCTCCGCCGTCAAGGTCTACGGTTCCGAGGCCCGCCGCGACGCCTACGCCTGGCTCATGGAGATCGTCGCCACCGCCGGCGCCCTCAAGGAGGGCTCCGCGGGCGCGGTCCTGCACGGCGAACTCGAACGCGGCTACCGCTCGGCCGTCATCTTCACCTTCGGCGGCGGCAACAACGAGATCCAGCGCGAGATCATCTCGTGGATCGGCCTCGGGATGCCGCGGGTTCGGCGCTAG
- a CDS encoding GNAT family N-acetyltransferase codes for MHGLEVAYLDETLIGCTTVRPPTSDTPVATVIARVLPNHGGQGLGAELYERGLAQARNLGAEVIETVVLASNTDGLRFAQQRGFVKTDEYLLPGETIPWLGLRLQADEVTR; via the coding sequence GTGCACGGGCTGGAGGTCGCCTACCTCGACGAGACCCTGATCGGATGCACGACGGTTCGCCCACCCACAAGCGATACACCCGTGGCGACCGTCATCGCTCGTGTCCTTCCCAACCACGGTGGCCAGGGTCTCGGTGCAGAACTCTATGAGCGTGGTCTCGCACAGGCGAGAAACCTCGGCGCCGAGGTCATCGAGACAGTGGTACTGGCATCTAACACGGACGGCCTCCGCTTCGCGCAGCAGCGCGGATTCGTGAAAACCGACGAGTACCTGTTGCCGGGCGAGACGATCCCCTGGCTCGGTCTCCGGCTGCAGGCCGACGAGGTCACCCGCTGA
- a CDS encoding DUF485 domain-containing protein, translated as MAVLLYLSHLNHGHLYSESELSRAINDCHRSYGSAVDLHIWYRQSLSAGGTANTVAPVQERRAWALRIAADLAHRHPHDRSLPWGADVTLSGALQSAGAQVQGVRRRAFLVAAPVIALYLVISCLGEGAKEVMAVPVAGPLNVGLLLGLVQLFAVAAWVQWYARYCRTSIDPLVESPGTPGEGLEYRP; from the coding sequence GTGGCCGTGCTCCTGTACCTGAGCCATCTCAACCACGGACACCTGTACTCCGAGAGCGAGTTGAGCCGGGCGATCAACGACTGCCACCGGTCGTACGGAAGCGCGGTCGACCTCCACATCTGGTACAGACAGTCGCTGAGCGCCGGGGGGACCGCGAATACGGTGGCCCCTGTCCAGGAACGGCGGGCATGGGCTCTGCGGATCGCCGCCGACCTGGCTCACCGTCATCCCCACGACCGCTCCCTGCCCTGGGGTGCGGATGTGACACTGTCCGGCGCCCTCCAGTCGGCCGGCGCGCAGGTACAGGGTGTGCGCCGCCGCGCGTTCCTCGTCGCCGCCCCCGTCATCGCCCTGTACCTGGTGATCAGCTGTCTGGGGGAGGGGGCCAAGGAGGTCATGGCCGTGCCGGTGGCAGGCCCGTTGAACGTGGGTCTCCTGCTCGGTCTGGTCCAGCTCTTCGCCGTCGCGGCATGGGTCCAGTGGTACGCCCGGTACTGCAGAACCTCGATCGACCCGCTCGTCGAGAGCCCGGGCACGCCCGGTGAGGGACTGGAGTACCGCCCATGA